The following are encoded in a window of Sminthopsis crassicaudata isolate SCR6 chromosome 3, ASM4859323v1, whole genome shotgun sequence genomic DNA:
- the DBI gene encoding acyl-CoA-binding protein has product MSQAEFERAAEEVKNLKSKPNDEEMLFIYSHYKQATVGDINTERPGMMDFKGKAKWDAWNSLKGKSKEDAMKAYIAKVEELKKKYGI; this is encoded by the exons ATGTCTCAG GCTGAATTTGAACGAGCTGCAGAAGAAGTCAAAAACTTGAAGTCCAAACCGAATGATGAGGAGATGTTGTTCATCTATAGTCACTACAAACAAGCCACGGTGGGAGATATAAACACAG AACGCCCGGGTATGATGGACTTCAAAGGCAAAGCTAAGTGGGATGCCTGGAACTCTTTGAAAG GAAAATCCAAAGAAGATGCCATGAAAGCTTACATTGCAAAAgtggaagaactg